A single window of Lytechinus variegatus isolate NC3 chromosome 8, Lvar_3.0, whole genome shotgun sequence DNA harbors:
- the LOC121420622 gene encoding uncharacterized protein LOC121420622, protein MTSDKRLTVPLFYNEFLLLLEDIALHPGFVMLCGDFNFHVDDAFNQNAVVFNDIISSASFSQLVAGPTHEAGHTLDLILTRALVNFVNEVKTSNPLPSDHAVVECWLNLSKPEQHKVKVKFRKFRDMDIDAFRYDIRSSTLCVTPSSDLNVLIDQYENVLADLMDVHAPETIPGVSPWYNNSLRKAKQDLRRWERLWNSSKLEVYRQIFRKQRILYKNMLEQAKKEYYRLSFEGCSARQLFQKVCRLSSPSSSKTLPSNEGMNRRQLAEHFSQFFSDKIDNIKCELDTIRDTSSFASAPVSSPKPATDVPPGEHHCMLQFDCVTVEAVKKLIIDSPSTSCELDPLPTWLVKKCVDELSPVIARIINLSLRNGHFPDSLEGANVNPLLKKTWTRS, encoded by the coding sequence ATGACTTCAGATAAGCGCTTGACTGTTCCTCTATTCTACAATGAATTTTTACTTCTCCTGGAAGACATTGCTTTACATCCCGGTTTTGTCATGCTGTGCGGAGACTTTAACTTTCATGTGGACGATGCTTTCAATCAAAATGCTGTGGTATTTAATGATATCATTTCCTCGGCTAGCTTCAGTCAATTGGTGGCAGGTCCTACGCACGAGGCCGGACACACTTTGGATCTTATCTTGACACGAGCTTTGGTTAACTTCGTCAATGAAGTTAAGACATCAAATCCTTTGCCATCAGACCATGCCGTTGTTGAATGTTGGTTGAACTTGAGTAAACCAGAGCAACACAAGGTGAAGGTCAAATTTCGGAAATTTCGAGACATGGACATTGATGCCTTTCGATATGATATTCGTTCGTCAACACTCTGCGTCACTCCATCTTCTGATCTCAATGTTCTCATCGATCAGTATGAAAATGTTCTAGCAGATCTTATGGATGTCCATGCACCTGAGACGATACCAGGAGTTTCACCGTGGTATAATAATTCCCTCCGTAAAGCCAAACAGGATCTGCGTAGATGGGAACGCTTGTGGAATTCATCTAAACTTGAGGTATATCGACAAATCTTCAGAAAGCAACGTATTCTTTATAAGAACATGCTTgaacaggcaaagaaagaataTTACAGACTTTCTTTTGAAGGCTGTAGTGCACGTCAACTGTTCCAGAAAGTTTGTAGATTATCCTCACCATCTTCAAGCAAAACCCTTCCTTCAAACGAGGGTATGAACAGGCGCCAACTTGCAGAACATTTCTCACAGTTCTTCTCTGACAAAATTGACAACATCAAGTGTGAGTTGGATACGATCCGGGACACGTCTTCTTTTGCGTCAGCACCTGTAAGTTCACCTAAACCAGCCACTGATGTGCCACCAGGAGAGCATCATTGTATGTTACAGTTTGACTGTGTTACTGTTGAAGCAGTGAAGAAATTGATTATAGATTCCCCATCTACCTCCTGTGAGCTGGATCCTCTACCGACATGGCTTGtcaagaaatgtgtggatgaaTTGTCTCCTGTGATTGCTCGAATCATCAACCTGTCATTGAGAAATGGTCACTTTCCAGATTCGCTTGAAGGGGCAAATGTCAAtcctcttttgaaaaaaacctggACTAGATCCTGA